A region from the Candidatus Zixiibacteriota bacterium genome encodes:
- a CDS encoding deoxyguanosinetriphosphate triphosphohydrolase, whose amino-acid sequence MDDYLNSNESLQAYEKLTLAPYAAFSKNSRGRKHSENDHPYRTCYQRDRDRIIHSAAFRRLEYKTQVFVNHEGDHYRTRLTHTLEVAQISRTIARALKLNEDLAETIALAHDLGHTPFGHAGEDILDALMKSHSEKGFNHNMQSLRVVEQIERRYPGFPGLNLSYEVREGIVKHETDYDISEIEDYNPHQKPTLEAQIVDLADEIAYNCHDVDDGLWSGVLSLAEIMEVPLFNQIYKKSEKELPDLTRSKRQYHVIRLMINMEVTDLIMTTVENLKKYEIKTLDDVRRHDTKLLSFSENLERENSVLKKFLFERMYRHWRLIRMTDKARRILNALYEAYYDNPRQLPPKYAHRAEDGSKAQVIADYMAGMTDRFAMIEYKKLFDPFEKV is encoded by the coding sequence ATGGACGATTATCTAAACAGCAACGAAAGTCTGCAGGCATACGAAAAGCTGACTCTGGCACCGTATGCCGCCTTCAGCAAAAACAGCCGGGGCCGAAAACATTCCGAAAACGACCATCCCTACCGCACCTGTTATCAGCGCGACCGTGACCGGATCATTCATTCCGCGGCATTTCGTCGTCTCGAATACAAGACGCAGGTGTTCGTCAACCATGAGGGCGATCATTACCGCACCCGCCTGACCCATACGCTGGAGGTAGCCCAGATCTCACGTACTATCGCCCGCGCGCTCAAACTGAATGAGGACCTGGCCGAAACGATTGCGCTTGCTCATGATCTGGGTCATACGCCGTTCGGCCATGCCGGCGAGGATATCCTGGATGCCTTGATGAAGTCTCATTCGGAAAAGGGCTTTAATCACAATATGCAGTCGTTGCGCGTGGTGGAGCAGATCGAACGCCGTTACCCCGGATTTCCCGGGCTGAACCTGAGCTATGAGGTCCGGGAGGGGATCGTCAAGCATGAGACCGACTACGATATCTCCGAAATCGAGGATTACAACCCTCATCAGAAACCGACTTTGGAGGCGCAGATCGTCGATTTGGCCGATGAGATCGCTTATAACTGCCATGATGTCGACGACGGCTTGTGGTCGGGGGTGCTCTCGCTGGCTGAAATTATGGAAGTACCTTTGTTCAATCAAATCTATAAGAAATCTGAAAAGGAACTGCCCGACCTGACCCGTTCCAAACGGCAGTACCATGTCATCCGCCTGATGATCAATATGGAGGTCACCGACCTGATTATGACCACCGTCGAAAACCTGAAAAAGTATGAGATCAAAACGCTCGATGATGTCCGCCGTCATGACACCAAACTGCTGTCATTTTCAGAGAATTTAGAACGCGAGAATTCGGTGCTTAAGAAATTTTTGTTCGAGCGGATGTATCGTCATTGGCGTTTGATCCGTATGACCGACAAAGCCCGCCGGATTCTGAACGCGCTGTACGAGGCCTACTACGACAATCCCCGGCAGTTGCCCCCCAAATACGCTCATCGGGCCGAGGACGGCAGTAAGGCGCAGGTGATCGCCGATTATATGGCCGGGATGACAGATCGCTTCGCGATGATAGAGTATAAAAAACTGTTCGACCCTTTCGAAAAAGTCTGA